One stretch of Thermococcus sp. MAR1 DNA includes these proteins:
- a CDS encoding magnesium-dependent phosphatase-1, with protein MKLLVLDLDGTLWDHEDASRLTPPYEFHGDYLVDSTGEELHLFHGVREFLEWAGERFVLSIASWNVEERVRPILEGFGLWDYFVFPKIENHPNKADMIARTLKELELSGYDVEGVIYVDDRDIHIEDVKTTVPSIRFIHMWKDAKSFEELRELLERMG; from the coding sequence ATGAAGCTCTTAGTTCTTGACCTAGACGGGACACTCTGGGATCACGAAGATGCATCCAGGCTTACGCCGCCATACGAGTTCCACGGCGATTATCTGGTTGATTCTACAGGTGAGGAACTCCATCTCTTCCATGGAGTCAGGGAGTTCCTCGAATGGGCGGGTGAGAGGTTTGTCCTATCCATTGCCAGCTGGAACGTTGAGGAGAGGGTCAGGCCGATCCTTGAGGGCTTTGGACTCTGGGACTACTTCGTTTTTCCGAAAATTGAAAACCACCCGAACAAGGCGGATATGATAGCGAGGACACTCAAGGAACTGGAACTTTCGGGGTACGATGTTGAGGGAGTAATCTACGTGGACGACAGAGATATTCACATCGAAGACGTTAAAACTACCGTCCCCTCTATTCGGTTCATCCACATGTGGAAAGATGCCAAAAGCTTTGAGGAGTTGAGGGAACTTCTTGAGAGGATGGGGTGA
- a CDS encoding DUF366 family protein, producing the protein MELLIVRDRRIDYDGSAIGSHWAYRNFGILGNSLVIFRGRCDVKVEEMIDIEDLRASKEIKSDDMIHYIIEVFDLVNTLFASTLQKLFIARLCEVLGEYGVKTYRKGDDIYVNGKKLSISIATVSPVSVKIHIGINVEAKGIPEGVDAIGLRELGITEVKNFMETTGKALVEEFNKVKKDSLKVRWAQ; encoded by the coding sequence ATGGAGCTGCTCATCGTTAGGGATAGACGCATAGACTACGACGGTTCCGCGATAGGGAGCCACTGGGCCTACAGGAACTTCGGAATACTCGGCAACTCTCTCGTCATCTTCCGGGGAAGGTGCGACGTTAAGGTTGAGGAGATGATTGACATCGAAGATTTGAGGGCAAGCAAGGAAATCAAGAGCGATGACATGATCCACTACATAATCGAGGTCTTTGACCTTGTCAATACCCTCTTCGCCTCGACGCTCCAGAAGCTTTTCATAGCGAGGCTCTGTGAGGTTTTGGGGGAATACGGTGTGAAGACCTACAGGAAAGGCGATGACATATATGTGAACGGCAAGAAGCTCAGCATCTCGATAGCCACCGTTTCACCGGTCAGCGTCAAGATCCATATCGGGATAAACGTCGAGGCGAAGGGAATCCCAGAGGGCGTTGATGCCATCGGCCTCAGGGAGCTTGGCATTACTGAGGTCAAGAACTTCATGGAGACGACTGGGAAGGCCCTCGTCGAGGAGTTCAACAAGGTGAAGAAGGACAGCCTGAAGGTCAGGTGGGCTCAGTAG